In a genomic window of Methylobacter sp. YRD-M1:
- the eutC gene encoding ethanolamine ammonia-lyase subunit EutC: protein MNDPWHTLRRFTQARIAQGRSGCGLPTSALLDFQIAHAAARDAVHQPWAIDRFAAEVEALGLEALSLSTPVASRVHYLQRPDQGRCLDEASRRLLKSRTAEAIDVALIISDGLSSTAVDSHGLALLEAIVNACQNSSLHFGPICLVPNGRVALSDEIGALLNARLAVIIVGERPGLSAADSLGIYLTYAPRIGNTDAERNCISNIRPPDGLSYQAAAAKLAYLSQEALRRGLSGVQLKDDMPKWMLELDDSTPGSNVIVSIASVR from the coding sequence ATGAACGATCCCTGGCATACATTGCGCCGGTTTACCCAGGCCAGAATCGCTCAAGGCCGATCCGGCTGCGGCCTGCCGACCTCGGCTCTGCTCGATTTCCAGATCGCCCATGCCGCGGCCCGAGACGCGGTGCATCAGCCTTGGGCAATCGATCGCTTCGCGGCGGAGGTCGAAGCGCTGGGACTGGAAGCGCTCAGCCTGTCTACGCCTGTCGCCAGCCGGGTGCACTATCTGCAGCGGCCCGACCAGGGACGCTGCCTGGATGAAGCAAGCCGCCGGCTGCTCAAATCACGCACTGCCGAGGCAATCGATGTGGCGCTGATCATCAGCGACGGCTTGTCGTCGACTGCCGTGGACAGCCATGGCCTGGCGCTGCTGGAAGCGATCGTTAATGCCTGTCAGAATAGCTCTCTCCATTTCGGCCCGATCTGCCTAGTGCCCAATGGCAGGGTGGCGCTATCGGACGAAATCGGCGCACTGCTCAATGCGCGTCTGGCTGTGATCATCGTCGGCGAAAGGCCCGGACTCAGCGCCGCCGATAGCCTTGGCATCTATTTAACCTACGCGCCGCGGATCGGTAATACCGATGCCGAGCGCAACTGCATTTCCAACATCCGGCCGCCTGACGGCTTGTCCTATCAGGCGGCCGCCGCCAAACTGGCGTATTTGAGTCAGGAAGCATTGCGCAGGGGGCTTTCAGGCGTACAGCTCAAGGATGATATGCCGAAATGGATGCTCGAGCTGGACGATTCTACGCCAGGCTCCAATGTAATAGTTTCAATAGCTTCTGTGCGCTAA
- a CDS encoding DUF427 domain-containing protein, with translation MSKSPGHQKWPDHKVQEKHLDQSIQVSINGEAVADSSDVIQVDEDQHPLRYYFSRSDVSMDKLERSDTTTKCPFKGTAHYYHLNLGGQVLEDAVWTYEEPYEEHSALKDRLAFYDDKFQEIHIAPGPKA, from the coding sequence ATGAGCAAATCACCCGGACACCAGAAATGGCCTGATCATAAAGTCCAGGAAAAGCACCTTGATCAAAGTATTCAGGTTTCGATCAACGGCGAGGCGGTCGCTGATTCGAGCGATGTCATTCAAGTCGACGAGGACCAGCACCCGCTTCGTTATTATTTTTCCCGTTCCGATGTCAGCATGGACAAACTGGAGCGGTCAGATACCACGACTAAATGCCCGTTCAAAGGCACCGCGCATTATTACCATCTCAATCTGGGCGGTCAGGTATTGGAGGATGCGGTCTGGACCTATGAGGAGCCTTACGAAGAGCATAGTGCACTGAAAGATCGGCTCGCTTTTTATGACGACAAGTTTCAGGAAATTCATATTGCGCCAGGGCCTAAAGCGTAG
- a CDS encoding ethanolamine ammonia-lyase subunit EutB, giving the protein MSYAATVQDRNFNFRNLKTLMAKASPRRAADELAGLAADSEVERAIAQRLLAEVPLKTFIEEPLIAPEHDEVSRLILDRHDAAAFAPVAALTVGEFRDWLLADSGDLSALAAGLTPEMVAAVSKIMRNQDLIAVARRCRVVTRFRDTIGLPGRLSTRLQPNHPTDDPRGIAASVLDGLLYGSGDAVIGINPATDNLDNVLTLLNQLDEIISRHEIPTQSCVLSHVTTSMELMRRGAPVDLVFQSIAGTESANRSFGIDLAMLREAKAMAESLGRGGNHLMYFETGQGSALSANAHHGVDAQTCEARAYAVAREFSPLLVNTVVGFIGPEYLYDGKQIIRAGLEDHFCGKLLGLPMGCDICYTNHAEADQNDMDNLLTLLGVAGCNYIMGIPGADDIMLAYQSTSFHDALYLRQVLGLRPAPEFEAWLDRMGIFDGRNNLSDSRVAAPLLSHFSGFAGVQA; this is encoded by the coding sequence ATGAGCTATGCCGCGACCGTACAGGACAGGAATTTTAACTTCCGCAATTTAAAGACTCTGATGGCCAAGGCTTCGCCTCGGCGAGCAGCCGATGAACTGGCAGGTTTGGCGGCGGATTCCGAAGTCGAGCGGGCAATTGCCCAACGGCTGTTGGCTGAAGTGCCGTTAAAGACATTCATCGAGGAGCCCCTGATTGCGCCGGAACACGATGAAGTCTCCCGATTGATCCTGGATCGGCACGATGCAGCAGCCTTTGCGCCTGTCGCGGCGCTGACAGTCGGGGAGTTCCGCGATTGGCTGCTGGCGGACAGCGGTGATCTGTCGGCACTGGCGGCCGGGCTGACGCCGGAGATGGTCGCTGCCGTCAGCAAGATCATGCGCAATCAGGACCTGATCGCCGTGGCTCGCCGTTGTCGGGTTGTCACCCGCTTTCGCGATACCATCGGCCTGCCTGGGCGCCTTTCCACCCGCCTGCAACCGAATCATCCCACGGACGATCCCCGCGGCATTGCCGCCAGCGTTCTGGACGGCCTGCTTTACGGCAGTGGCGATGCCGTTATCGGCATCAATCCCGCGACTGACAATCTCGATAACGTCCTCACCCTGCTGAACCAGCTCGACGAGATCATCAGCCGCCACGAAATTCCGACGCAGTCCTGCGTGCTGTCCCATGTCACGACCAGCATGGAACTGATGCGGCGCGGCGCCCCGGTTGATCTGGTCTTCCAGTCCATTGCCGGCACCGAGTCGGCCAATCGCAGTTTCGGCATTGATCTGGCCATGCTGCGGGAAGCCAAGGCCATGGCCGAGTCACTGGGGCGCGGCGGCAACCATCTCATGTATTTTGAAACCGGCCAGGGCAGCGCGCTGTCCGCGAATGCCCATCACGGCGTCGATGCCCAGACCTGCGAAGCGCGCGCCTATGCCGTCGCCAGGGAGTTTTCGCCATTGCTGGTCAATACCGTTGTCGGCTTTATCGGTCCTGAATATCTTTATGACGGCAAGCAGATCATTCGTGCCGGACTGGAGGATCATTTCTGCGGTAAGCTGCTGGGATTGCCGATGGGCTGCGACATTTGTTACACCAATCACGCCGAGGCGGACCAGAACGATATGGACAATCTGCTGACTCTGCTCGGCGTTGCCGGATGCAATTACATCATGGGCATTCCGGGCGCAGACGACATCATGCTGGCCTATCAGAGCACGTCTTTCCATGATGCTCTCTACCTGCGGCAAGTGCTGGGCTTAAGGCCCGCGCCGGAATTCGAGGCCTGGCTGGACAGAATGGGCATCTTCGACGGCCGGAACAACTTGTCAGACAGCCGTGTTGCCGCTCCGTTGCTGAGCCATTTTTCAGGGTTTGCAGGAGTACAGGCATGA
- a CDS encoding arsenate reductase ArsC — translation MSAKIYNVLILSAGNSGRSIMAEALFNKLGKGRFNAYSAGIHPTGQVNPFAIEQIRKLEYPTNELRSKSWNEFSAPDAPKMDFVIAIWDDMANEACPVWPGDSITMCWEFENPATVQGGDEEKRQAFEKVFLYIMNRVRILSEMSRANFNKLAFKREMEDIFRGRDAVFHKMKSTVLCSTSMQNDQ, via the coding sequence ATGAGCGCTAAAATTTATAACGTTCTGATTTTATCTGCCGGCAATTCGGGGCGCAGCATCATGGCGGAAGCGCTGTTCAACAAGCTTGGCAAAGGTCGCTTCAATGCTTATAGCGCCGGTATTCACCCGACCGGCCAAGTGAATCCGTTTGCCATCGAACAAATCCGGAAATTGGAGTATCCAACCAATGAACTGCGAAGCAAGAGCTGGAATGAATTCTCTGCGCCTGATGCGCCAAAAATGGATTTTGTTATCGCAATCTGGGATGACATGGCAAATGAAGCTTGCCCGGTCTGGCCAGGCGATTCAATCACCATGTGCTGGGAATTTGAAAATCCGGCAACAGTGCAAGGCGGCGATGAGGAAAAGCGCCAGGCATTTGAAAAGGTGTTCCTTTACATCATGAATCGCGTGCGGATATTATCAGAAATGTCGCGAGCCAATTTTAATAAGCTGGCTTTCAAACGAGAAATGGAAGATATCTTTCGAGGAAGAGACGCTGTCTTTCATAAAATGAAATCCACTGTGTTATGCTCGACATCAATGCAAAACGATCAATGA
- a CDS encoding ASCH domain-containing protein — MNNNYPEKTCHIDRLVTHPKLVASALSGQKTQQRRDGVYAYPGETFELEGTTFTVTALERQSLGDMTDADAQAEGYPNLDAYKEIILRMHAGMTWNNDSLVWVHSFKRND; from the coding sequence ATGAACAACAATTACCCTGAGAAAACCTGCCATATTGACCGTCTCGTAACCCACCCCAAACTGGTTGCCTCCGCGCTGAGCGGGCAAAAGACCCAGCAACGCCGGGATGGCGTCTACGCGTACCCGGGCGAAACCTTTGAACTGGAAGGCACGACATTTACCGTTACGGCGCTGGAGCGTCAAAGCCTGGGCGATATGACTGATGCTGATGCGCAAGCCGAAGGTTATCCGAATCTTGACGCTTATAAAGAGATAATCCTGAGAATGCACGCCGGCATGACCTGGAACAATGACAGCCTGGTCTGGGTCCATTCTTTTAAACGCAACGATTAG
- a CDS encoding c-type cytochrome translates to MKRYWKYMLAIPILAISALIGTAFSGDEQRIRTKLDKQINKQAQQMLDDGREIFRRDTFGDEAFWGETLKLHQAIKGATFGGIGPGVSPKTALGVGLKVDVDALPADIISSLKQGRVDLDDPAVTLELLRLNAVVGVKGFFTGNDLSSIGIQCALCHSTVDNSLAPGVGHRLDGWANRDLNVGAIIGLAPELSAFTTLLEVDADTVRKVLASWGPGKFDAELVLDGKAFRPDGKSAATLIPPAFGLAGVNLHTWTGWGSVTHWNAFVAVLEMHGKGTFFDPRLKDASQFPIAAKAGFDNVRNEPDLVSSKLPALHFYQLAIPAPKAPQGSFNPSAAASGKQVFEDKGQCATCHVPPIYSEPGWNMHTAEEIGIDDFQASRSPDMRYRTAPLKGLWTHTKGGFYHDGRFATLLDVVNHYNNHLKLGLTDQEKADLVEYLKSL, encoded by the coding sequence ATGAAACGATATTGGAAATACATGTTAGCAATTCCCATATTGGCCATTTCAGCATTAATCGGTACGGCCTTTTCTGGTGACGAGCAGCGTATACGTACAAAACTCGATAAACAAATTAATAAACAGGCGCAGCAAATGCTGGACGATGGCAGGGAAATTTTTCGTCGCGATACATTCGGCGATGAGGCCTTCTGGGGCGAAACGCTGAAATTACATCAGGCAATCAAGGGCGCCACATTCGGCGGCATAGGTCCGGGCGTGAGCCCGAAGACGGCGCTGGGAGTTGGTCTCAAGGTTGATGTGGATGCGCTTCCGGCTGACATTATATCCAGCCTGAAACAGGGCCGCGTAGACCTCGATGATCCGGCGGTTACGCTTGAATTGCTGCGCCTCAATGCCGTTGTCGGCGTCAAGGGCTTCTTTACCGGAAATGACCTGAGCTCAATCGGCATACAATGCGCGCTCTGTCACTCCACAGTGGACAACTCACTGGCGCCCGGGGTTGGCCACCGCCTCGACGGCTGGGCCAATCGCGATCTCAATGTCGGTGCGATCATTGGCTTGGCCCCTGAGCTCAGCGCGTTTACGACGTTGCTCGAAGTCGACGCCGATACGGTGCGCAAGGTGCTGGCATCCTGGGGCCCTGGAAAGTTTGATGCCGAACTTGTCCTCGATGGCAAGGCCTTTCGTCCGGACGGCAAGTCGGCCGCTACGCTCATTCCGCCCGCATTCGGTCTGGCAGGCGTTAATTTGCATACCTGGACCGGCTGGGGTTCCGTAACGCACTGGAACGCCTTCGTTGCGGTGCTGGAAATGCATGGAAAAGGCACCTTCTTCGATCCGCGCCTGAAAGACGCTTCACAATTCCCGATTGCCGCCAAAGCCGGCTTCGACAATGTGCGTAATGAGCCCGATCTCGTCAGTTCAAAACTGCCGGCACTACATTTCTATCAACTGGCGATTCCTGCGCCAAAAGCACCGCAAGGTAGTTTCAATCCATCCGCTGCCGCCAGCGGCAAACAGGTTTTCGAAGACAAAGGCCAATGCGCAACCTGCCATGTGCCGCCGATTTATAGCGAGCCGGGATGGAACATGCATACTGCCGAAGAGATCGGCATTGACGATTTTCAAGCCAGTCGGTCACCGGACATGCGCTATCGCACTGCGCCATTGAAAGGTCTGTGGACCCACACCAAAGGCGGCTTTTATCATGACGGACGGTTTGCCACACTGCTCGACGTGGTGAATCACTACAACAATCATTTAAAACTGGGGTTAACCGATCAGGAGAAAGCAGACTTGGTCGAGTATCTGAAATCGCTTTAA
- a CDS encoding YcbK family protein: protein MLACGSLVAGFPSLVEASPRKFFQSARNLAFLNTHTGERLALTYFEQGQYLSDALQEVNYLLRDHRTDDVYDIDTALLDQLYNLRTMLGISKPFHIISGYRSPYTNALLQERSSGVATHSLHMQGRAIDIRIEGFNTKHLRNAAIAMQSGGVGYYRRSNFVHLDTGRVRTW, encoded by the coding sequence ATGTTAGCCTGCGGTTCATTAGTTGCAGGTTTTCCCAGTCTCGTTGAGGCTTCACCAAGAAAGTTCTTTCAGTCCGCCCGAAACCTCGCTTTTCTAAATACCCACACCGGCGAAAGATTAGCATTAACTTACTTTGAACAAGGCCAGTATCTCTCAGATGCTCTGCAGGAGGTTAATTATCTGCTGAGAGATCACAGAACCGATGATGTCTACGACATCGATACGGCCCTGCTGGATCAGCTTTACAATCTACGGACCATGCTGGGCATAAGCAAACCGTTCCATATTATTTCCGGTTACCGCTCGCCGTATACCAATGCGCTGTTGCAGGAGCGGAGCAGCGGCGTGGCCACTCACAGTCTGCACATGCAGGGCAGGGCCATCGACATCCGCATTGAAGGGTTTAATACCAAGCATTTGCGTAATGCCGCGATTGCCATGCAGTCCGGCGGGGTCGGCTACTACCGGCGTTCGAACTTCGTGCATCTCGATACGGGCCGGGTCAGAACCTGGTAA
- a CDS encoding lipocalin family protein, translating into MPYLSLLLLMLVSGCTGLPSGVEPVTGFELNRYLGKWYEIARLDHSFERGLTDVTAEYSLRDDGGVSVLNSGFNAETGQRQSAEGKAYFIESPDVGRLKVSFFGPFYGAYNIIALDKANYSYAMIAGPDRDYLWILSRTPKLDQKTLQALIDQAQSMGFATQNLIYP; encoded by the coding sequence ATGCCTTATTTATCCTTGCTGTTGCTGATGCTGGTCTCCGGCTGCACCGGCCTGCCGTCCGGCGTCGAACCCGTCACCGGCTTCGAGCTCAACCGATACCTCGGCAAATGGTATGAAATTGCCCGCCTCGACCATAGTTTTGAACGCGGCCTGACTGATGTAACCGCAGAATACAGCCTCAGGGACGATGGCGGCGTCAGCGTGCTGAACAGCGGCTTCAATGCCGAGACCGGCCAGCGCCAATCGGCCGAAGGCAAGGCTTACTTTATTGAATCGCCTGATGTCGGGCGCCTGAAAGTCTCGTTTTTCGGGCCGTTCTATGGCGCTTATAACATCATTGCCCTGGATAAAGCCAACTACAGCTATGCCATGATTGCCGGGCCTGATCGCGATTATTTATGGATCCTGTCGCGCACGCCAAAGTTGGACCAGAAAACCCTGCAAGCCTTGATAGATCAGGCGCAATCGATGGGCTTTGCCACCCAAAATTTGATCTATCCCTGA
- a CDS encoding L,D-transpeptidase family protein — MFLHMIHPANLSVYKKWTVIVWLILGLLFAPQSRSAEDTTDPALVEVISSLMTSNRHPYLLHNDIYDQHEDIQALYQLNNYQLVWLKNGALNSQVDDVLALLANAEENGLDAQNYDAAYLAQKWLQIKAGQNASLQALALYDTALNIALLRYLSDLHYGQLKTNNVKLGADIALEQISLVGLIVEAAVQKKLSELVAKVEPVLPVYRHLKEALSKYRQLARTQAFHPFTFTQMLRPGQRDSQMIFLRELLTALGDMAGPAEPLDAKSGKLYDAALADGVKNFQLRHGLGGDGVIGKSTVAALNVPLADRVRQIELSMERFRWLPRLKEGSLIIVNIPAFQLWAYESIGMETAPPLNMKVIVGKSLNKQTPVFMANMQFLEFRPYWNVPRSIVKEELLPRLRLNWSYLASQNMELVNAFGPNATVMAVNDETINLLSRGLLKVRQRPGRLNALGNVKFMFPNDYNVYLHDTPTQRLFKRTRRDFSHGCVRVEAPEALAEFVLKSKDGWDRQRISNAMHRDNPRYVPLDNPIPVIIFYATAMATHDQVLFFEDIYGLDNPLIQALSNPVQEKTADTAALTE, encoded by the coding sequence ATGTTTTTACATATGATCCATCCAGCCAATCTGAGTGTTTACAAAAAATGGACAGTCATTGTCTGGCTTATTCTGGGTCTGTTGTTCGCCCCTCAGTCCCGTTCGGCTGAAGATACAACCGATCCTGCACTGGTTGAAGTCATCAGTTCCCTGATGACTTCGAACCGGCACCCTTACCTGCTGCATAATGATATTTATGACCAGCATGAAGACATTCAGGCGCTTTACCAGTTGAATAATTATCAATTGGTCTGGTTAAAGAACGGTGCTTTGAACAGTCAGGTGGATGATGTATTGGCGCTATTGGCAAATGCTGAAGAAAACGGCCTGGATGCGCAGAATTATGATGCGGCTTATCTTGCCCAAAAATGGCTGCAGATCAAAGCTGGCCAGAATGCATCGCTACAGGCCCTGGCACTGTACGATACGGCATTGAATATTGCTCTGCTGCGTTATCTTTCCGATCTGCATTATGGTCAGCTCAAAACCAATAACGTGAAACTGGGCGCCGATATCGCTCTGGAGCAGATCAGTCTTGTCGGCTTGATTGTGGAAGCCGCCGTTCAGAAAAAACTGTCCGAACTCGTTGCCAAGGTTGAGCCTGTCCTGCCTGTCTACCGGCATTTGAAAGAAGCCTTGTCCAAATACCGCCAGCTCGCTCGAACACAGGCTTTTCACCCGTTCACGTTTACGCAGATGCTACGGCCGGGCCAACGTGATTCGCAAATGATATTTCTGCGTGAGTTGCTGACGGCTTTGGGCGACATGGCTGGGCCGGCGGAACCCCTCGACGCGAAAAGCGGCAAACTTTATGATGCCGCCCTGGCCGATGGCGTCAAGAATTTTCAATTGCGGCACGGGCTCGGCGGCGACGGCGTGATTGGCAAAAGCACAGTTGCCGCCCTCAATGTGCCTCTCGCTGATCGGGTTCGGCAAATTGAATTGTCCATGGAACGATTCCGCTGGCTGCCCAGATTAAAAGAGGGTTCGCTGATTATCGTCAATATTCCCGCTTTTCAGCTATGGGCTTATGAATCGATCGGCATGGAAACGGCGCCGCCTTTGAACATGAAGGTGATCGTCGGCAAATCGTTGAACAAGCAGACGCCTGTATTCATGGCCAACATGCAATTTCTTGAGTTCAGACCCTACTGGAACGTGCCGAGGAGCATCGTCAAGGAGGAACTCCTGCCTAGACTGCGCCTGAACTGGTCTTATCTTGCCAGCCAGAATATGGAACTGGTCAATGCCTTCGGTCCCAATGCAACCGTGATGGCGGTCAACGACGAGACGATAAACCTTTTAAGCCGCGGTCTCTTAAAAGTCAGACAGCGCCCCGGCCGTCTAAACGCGTTGGGCAACGTGAAATTCATGTTCCCGAATGATTACAATGTTTATCTGCACGATACCCCTACCCAAAGGTTGTTCAAGCGCACAAGAAGAGACTTCAGTCATGGCTGCGTTCGGGTCGAAGCCCCTGAAGCATTAGCCGAATTCGTGCTGAAATCCAAGGACGGCTGGGATCGTCAAAGAATCAGCAATGCCATGCATCGAGACAATCCCAGATACGTCCCGTTGGACAACCCCATCCCGGTCATTATTTTCTATGCCACGGCAATGGCTACTCATGACCAGGTGTTATTTTTCGAGGATATATACGGACTCGACAATCCGTTGATTCAGGCGCTATCCAATCCGGTTCAAGAAAAAACAGCCGATACTGCTGCCCTCACTGAATAA
- a CDS encoding methyltransferase domain-containing protein, with translation MTDAAISESVQNYYGEVLKSSQDLKTSACCTLDAMPGHLRPLLADLHPEVVDRFYGCGSPLPSALKGCTVLDLGCGSGRDCYLLSRLVGQTGRVIGVDMTQAQLDVARSHCDWHAERYGYARSNVEFLQGHIEDLAAIGIADNSIDVVVSNCVINLSPNKKQVLAEVFRVLKPGGELYFSDVYAGRRIPASLRLDPVLLGECLGGALYWEDFRRIMHDLGCPDVRTVKSNPIMLDDPEVVAKIGMVNFRSVTVRAFKMPLEDRCEDFGQVAVYKGTLPESAHFFDLDDHHHFETGRPLRVCGNTADMLGMSRFAEHFEIWGDKSTHFGLFDCAPPNKSLSLESGSACC, from the coding sequence ATGACCGATGCCGCCATCAGTGAATCTGTACAAAATTATTACGGTGAAGTGCTTAAATCCAGTCAGGATTTAAAGACTAGCGCCTGCTGCACACTTGATGCGATGCCTGGGCATCTGCGGCCGTTGCTTGCCGATCTGCATCCGGAAGTGGTTGATCGTTTTTACGGTTGCGGTTCGCCGCTGCCTTCGGCGCTTAAAGGCTGTACCGTATTGGATTTGGGGTGCGGTTCCGGACGCGATTGTTATTTGCTGTCCAGACTGGTAGGCCAGACCGGACGAGTTATCGGCGTCGACATGACGCAAGCGCAGCTCGATGTCGCCAGGAGCCATTGCGATTGGCATGCCGAACGGTACGGTTACGCGCGCTCCAATGTCGAATTCCTCCAGGGACACATCGAGGACCTTGCGGCTATCGGCATTGCCGACAATTCTATCGATGTGGTGGTATCGAATTGCGTCATCAATCTGTCGCCCAATAAAAAACAGGTATTGGCGGAAGTCTTCCGCGTGCTCAAACCCGGCGGCGAGCTTTATTTTTCCGATGTCTATGCCGGCCGGCGCATTCCAGCCTCACTAAGGCTGGATCCGGTACTGTTGGGCGAATGCCTGGGCGGCGCCCTGTATTGGGAAGATTTTCGCCGCATCATGCATGACCTCGGCTGCCCTGATGTTCGCACTGTAAAGAGTAATCCGATCATGCTAGATGATCCGGAGGTTGTCGCCAAAATCGGCATGGTCAATTTCCGCTCGGTAACGGTCAGGGCTTTCAAGATGCCGTTGGAAGACCGTTGCGAGGATTTCGGGCAGGTTGCCGTCTATAAAGGCACGCTGCCGGAATCTGCTCACTTTTTTGATTTGGATGATCATCACCATTTTGAAACCGGCCGGCCCTTGCGCGTCTGCGGCAATACGGCCGATATGCTCGGTATGAGCCGTTTTGCCGAGCATTTTGAAATATGGGGCGATAAGTCGACGCATTTCGGCCTGTTCGATTGCGCGCCGCCCAATAAAAGCCTATCACTTGAATCCGGTTCGGCCTGTTGCTGA
- a CDS encoding DUF4410 domain-containing protein: protein MVSRHFNMYLVGLIVWMALSAGCQMHRGSDSRNVLGAVEIRDEQIKGQWPAELPKTVYVSDFILDAQRIEDDQGVWGVLPGGRLGQIGQRLPHPMANSDPQARAREIVKDMSQSLIRHLRNKGLTAQRLSGPQAKLPRDGWLLQGIFTEVDEGNRIKRAVIGFGRGATSMDVQVGVSNLASAQPQTPFILFGTIKDPQKVPGAAVTMNPYVAAAKFVMEKNATEKDIEKTAEQIVNEILKHTEKFKEQARQ, encoded by the coding sequence ATGGTAAGCCGCCATTTCAATATGTACCTTGTTGGCCTGATAGTCTGGATGGCCTTGAGTGCGGGCTGTCAGATGCACCGCGGCAGTGATTCCCGTAACGTGCTGGGCGCTGTTGAAATCCGCGATGAGCAGATTAAAGGACAATGGCCGGCCGAACTGCCCAAAACAGTTTATGTCAGCGACTTTATCCTTGACGCACAGCGCATCGAAGATGATCAAGGCGTCTGGGGCGTCCTGCCCGGCGGTCGTTTAGGACAGATCGGACAGCGATTGCCGCATCCTATGGCAAACTCGGACCCTCAAGCGCGGGCCAGGGAAATCGTTAAGGACATGAGCCAGAGCTTGATCAGGCATCTCAGGAATAAAGGCCTCACCGCTCAGCGCCTGTCCGGCCCGCAGGCAAAACTGCCTCGCGACGGCTGGCTGCTGCAGGGCATATTTACCGAGGTCGATGAAGGCAACCGCATCAAACGGGCTGTGATCGGCTTTGGCCGCGGCGCGACCAGCATGGACGTGCAGGTTGGCGTCAGCAATCTGGCCAGCGCGCAGCCACAAACGCCCTTTATATTATTTGGCACCATCAAAGATCCCCAAAAAGTGCCTGGCGCTGCCGTCACTATGAATCCTTATGTGGCCGCCGCCAAATTTGTCATGGAGAAAAACGCGACGGAAAAGGATATCGAAAAAACCGCCGAGCAGATTGTCAACGAGATTCTGAAACATACAGAGAAATTCAAAGAACAGGCACGCCAATAG
- a CDS encoding VOC family protein: MSIQLNHTIVSCRDQQRSATFLTELLGLPAPKPFGPFLVIEFSNEVSLDFYERDGEITPQHYAFLISEDDFDRIFGRIRDQGLEYWADPGQHRAGEINHRDGGRGVYFEDPDGHLLEIITRPYGGG; the protein is encoded by the coding sequence ATGAGCATACAACTCAATCACACCATCGTCTCATGCCGCGATCAGCAGCGTTCGGCAACATTCCTGACAGAACTCCTTGGGCTGCCGGCCCCTAAACCCTTCGGGCCGTTTCTGGTCATAGAGTTCAGCAATGAAGTGTCGCTCGACTTCTACGAGAGGGACGGCGAGATCACGCCGCAGCATTACGCCTTCCTGATCAGCGAAGACGATTTCGACCGGATCTTCGGCCGCATCCGCGATCAAGGGCTTGAATACTGGGCTGATCCCGGCCAGCATCGGGCGGGCGAGATCAATCACCGCGACGGCGGCCGCGGGGTGTATTTCGAAGATCCTGATGGCCATCTCCTCGAGATCATCACCCGTCCTTACGGCGGCGGCTAG
- a CDS encoding metal-dependent hydrolase, giving the protein MADFKAHVFIAAAASSGAALVAANVQLIDGADAPWLIFLGIVGGMLPDIDASNSKPVKLLFNVLALLGVSGVWMAFKDSYVQQQLLLGGVATYLGIRYGLFFLFNSFTEHRGVFHSLLAAVFFACLVTCISFYFLEWDTLHAWLNGSFIAIGFIVHLLLDELYSVDLSNTRIKKSFGTALKLFSYKNIPASVLMTACTITLYWLAPSPAPFLKVWQAAHWNQYLTQAKLCQ; this is encoded by the coding sequence ATGGCGGATTTTAAAGCCCATGTATTCATTGCCGCTGCTGCCAGCAGTGGCGCCGCCCTGGTTGCTGCTAATGTGCAGCTGATTGACGGCGCCGATGCGCCCTGGCTTATTTTTTTAGGCATAGTCGGCGGCATGCTGCCTGATATCGATGCCAGCAATTCCAAACCGGTCAAGCTGTTGTTCAATGTATTGGCGTTATTGGGCGTGTCCGGCGTATGGATGGCATTCAAGGATAGCTATGTTCAACAGCAGTTGTTGCTGGGGGGTGTGGCCACTTATTTGGGAATACGCTATGGCTTGTTTTTCCTGTTTAACAGTTTTACCGAGCACCGCGGCGTGTTTCATTCATTATTGGCGGCCGTGTTTTTCGCCTGTTTAGTGACCTGTATCAGTTTTTATTTCCTTGAGTGGGATACTTTACACGCCTGGCTGAACGGCTCGTTCATAGCTATCGGCTTTATTGTGCATCTGCTGCTGGATGAACTGTACAGTGTTGATTTATCCAATACCAGAATAAAAAAATCATTTGGCACGGCGCTGAAATTATTCAGCTATAAAAATATTCCAGCCTCGGTGTTAATGACAGCCTGTACGATAACGCTTTACTGGCTGGCGCCGTCGCCGGCGCCGTTCCTGAAGGTCTGGCAGGCGGCTCACTGGAATCAATATTTAACGCAAGCAAAGCTTTGCCAGTAA